From Alienimonas californiensis, a single genomic window includes:
- a CDS encoding phosphoadenylyl-sulfate reductase — MARLTLADLADLNAQFEHSDPRDLIRWAKDLFGDRLAALSSMQKTGCAVCHMLSTLDLDIPVLFVDTGVLFPETYAHRDLIAEEYGLTIRTLTPELTMEEQTNQLGVLYLTPEGQAECCRMRKSDPLLAVADQYDAMISSLRRSDGGPRGRTPVLSPDPETNTLRINPLVTMADEELAAYLKDNAIPTNPLHEQGYATIGCNRCTTPVLPGEPKRAGRWRHLGPWSQYCGINPTDMMPPEQLSVDLPEDLIDRVLGRATDFVI, encoded by the coding sequence GTGGCCCGCCTGACGCTGGCCGACCTGGCCGACCTCAACGCCCAGTTCGAGCACAGCGACCCCCGGGACCTGATCCGCTGGGCGAAAGACCTCTTCGGCGACCGGCTCGCCGCGCTGAGTTCGATGCAGAAGACCGGCTGCGCGGTCTGCCACATGCTCAGCACGTTGGATCTGGACATCCCGGTGCTGTTCGTCGACACCGGTGTGCTGTTCCCGGAGACCTACGCCCACCGTGATCTGATTGCGGAGGAGTACGGTCTGACGATCCGCACGCTCACTCCCGAACTGACGATGGAGGAGCAGACCAACCAGCTCGGCGTGCTCTACCTCACCCCGGAGGGGCAGGCGGAGTGCTGCCGGATGCGGAAAAGCGACCCGCTGCTGGCCGTCGCCGATCAGTACGACGCGATGATCTCCTCGCTGCGCCGCAGCGACGGCGGCCCCCGCGGCCGCACCCCGGTGCTCTCGCCGGACCCGGAGACGAACACCCTCCGCATCAACCCGCTGGTGACGATGGCGGACGAGGAACTCGCCGCGTACCTCAAAGACAACGCGATCCCCACCAACCCCCTGCACGAGCAGGGTTACGCGACGATCGGCTGCAACCGGTGCACCACCCCGGTGCTGCCCGGCGAACCGAAGCGGGCCGGCCGCTGGCGGCACCTCGGCCCCTGGAGCCAATACTGCGGCATCAATCCGACGGACATGATGCCCCCGGAGCAACTTTCGGTGGACCTGCCGGAGGACCTGATCGACCGCGTCCTGGGTCGCGCGACGGACTTCGTGATTTAA
- a CDS encoding M28 family metallopeptidase, translating into MIAASVWVFALPSAAALGQDAPAETPPPVVAAEQITPQRITADDLRPHVEFLADPARGGRPGGRADAAAEYLAAHFQSLGLEPVFEASPAAAPGNAPADGDGGAGGKSFFQTIAGPDGGPFGRNVAALLPGSDPAAKAEVVMIGAHYDHLGVRGGVLYPGADDNASGTAMLMEAAERLADDAKQGDGPRRSVLFVAFDLEERMLFGSRWFAAHPPAVLTGGQDDATMRQLKAVFVADMIGRSLGDLDLPTVFVMGSEHAPHLKSVLDRVGTPEGLEAARLGIDLIGTRSDYGPFRDRDIPFLFFSTGEHKDYHRPTDTPENLNVEKAARVASLILAITVTTANDAEAPVWEANPSPDLDEARAVNRITGLLLERAASPENPTGRRFGTMQKVTLAQTKSVTEGVLERGVMTEKERSWLVRLSQVLLLSVF; encoded by the coding sequence TTGATCGCCGCGTCCGTCTGGGTCTTCGCCCTGCCGTCCGCCGCGGCGCTGGGGCAGGACGCCCCCGCCGAGACGCCCCCGCCGGTCGTCGCCGCGGAGCAGATCACCCCGCAGCGGATCACGGCGGACGATCTGCGGCCGCACGTCGAGTTCCTCGCCGACCCCGCCCGCGGCGGTCGCCCCGGCGGCCGGGCGGACGCCGCCGCGGAGTACCTCGCCGCTCACTTCCAATCGCTGGGGCTGGAGCCGGTCTTCGAGGCATCCCCGGCAGCTGCGCCCGGGAACGCGCCGGCTGACGGCGACGGCGGAGCGGGGGGGAAGAGCTTCTTCCAGACGATCGCCGGGCCGGACGGCGGGCCGTTCGGGCGGAACGTGGCGGCCCTGCTGCCGGGCTCGGACCCGGCGGCGAAGGCGGAAGTGGTGATGATCGGCGCCCATTACGACCACCTCGGCGTGCGGGGCGGGGTGCTGTATCCGGGCGCCGACGACAACGCCAGCGGTACCGCGATGCTGATGGAGGCCGCCGAACGCCTCGCCGACGACGCCAAACAGGGCGACGGCCCCCGCCGCAGCGTGCTGTTCGTCGCGTTCGACCTGGAGGAGCGCATGCTGTTCGGCTCCCGCTGGTTCGCCGCCCACCCCCCCGCCGTGCTGACCGGCGGGCAGGATGACGCCACGATGCGGCAACTCAAGGCGGTGTTCGTCGCGGACATGATCGGCCGCAGTCTGGGCGACCTGGACCTGCCTACCGTATTCGTGATGGGCAGCGAGCACGCCCCGCACCTCAAAAGCGTTCTCGACCGCGTCGGCACGCCGGAGGGGCTGGAAGCGGCCCGGCTGGGCATCGACCTGATCGGCACCCGCAGCGATTACGGCCCGTTCCGCGACCGCGACATCCCCTTCCTGTTCTTCAGCACCGGCGAGCACAAGGACTACCACCGCCCCACCGACACGCCGGAGAACCTCAACGTGGAGAAGGCCGCCCGGGTGGCCTCGCTGATCCTGGCGATCACGGTGACCACGGCCAACGACGCCGAGGCCCCCGTCTGGGAGGCGAACCCGTCGCCGGACCTGGACGAGGCCCGGGCCGTGAACCGCATCACCGGCCTGCTGCTGGAACGGGCCGCCAGCCCGGAGAACCCCACGGGCCGCCGGTTCGGCACGATGCAGAAGGTGACGCTCGCCCAGACGAAAAGCGTCACCGAGGGCGTGCTGGAACGCGGCGTGATGACGGAGAAGGAACGCAGCTGGCTGGTCCGGCTCAGCCAGGTGCTGTTGCTCAGCGTGTTCTGA
- a CDS encoding serine/threonine-protein kinase yields MADVPPATPPPDPAGPPDALGLPAAVGSSRTAPTSADKTVGPAGITRSGGARSGAGAGTVPAGRFLGRFRIDGTLGYGGMGTVYRAFDPTLERHVALKVPRFDADDDPELLRQFLREARAAAAVRHPHLVEVYEAGTIDASGEGGRQCYLASALCDGPDLAKWLANRVEPVPPPLAAALLIPIAEAVHRCHLAGVIHRDLKPANVLLDAPDPRPAEAGELPFVPKVSDFGVARVLEESAAATRTSRAVGTPLYMAPEQAGERPEEIGPATDVWALGAMLYELLAGRPPFDGRTTLALLKQIDEEDPPPPRTVRPGLPSGLDAICMKCLRKRPGDRYAGAAALAADLIAWREGRAVTARRFCWRDRLLTWLRRPERLRDAGIVLIMWNAPFSAGMAVLALDTWLERVTALPKDDALLGEAIAGSAMSAAMTYVGARLLRGDRWAWWVGFVAALGVWLYACSGWIWGGGAGFSIYDRLPAAKYLVMLSVTAGMTLQLTAVAVAAGARAPGRRD; encoded by the coding sequence ATGGCTGACGTTCCGCCCGCCACGCCGCCGCCCGACCCTGCCGGACCGCCCGACGCATTGGGGCTGCCCGCTGCGGTCGGGTCGTCGCGGACGGCGCCGACGTCCGCGGACAAAACGGTCGGCCCCGCCGGGATCACCCGGTCCGGCGGCGCCCGCTCGGGCGCCGGTGCGGGGACGGTTCCCGCCGGCCGGTTCCTGGGGCGCTTTCGGATCGACGGGACGTTGGGCTACGGCGGGATGGGCACCGTCTACCGGGCCTTCGACCCGACGCTGGAGCGGCACGTCGCCCTGAAGGTGCCCCGGTTCGACGCCGACGACGATCCGGAACTGCTCCGCCAATTCCTGCGGGAGGCGCGAGCCGCCGCCGCCGTGCGGCACCCGCACTTGGTGGAGGTGTACGAAGCCGGCACGATCGACGCGTCCGGCGAGGGCGGCCGGCAGTGCTACCTCGCCAGTGCCCTGTGCGACGGGCCGGACCTGGCGAAGTGGCTGGCGAACCGCGTCGAGCCGGTTCCTCCCCCGCTCGCCGCGGCGTTGTTGATCCCGATTGCCGAGGCCGTGCACCGCTGCCACCTCGCCGGGGTGATTCATCGCGATTTGAAGCCGGCGAACGTGTTGCTGGACGCCCCGGACCCGCGCCCCGCCGAGGCCGGGGAGCTGCCCTTCGTGCCCAAGGTGTCGGACTTCGGCGTGGCCCGGGTGCTGGAGGAGAGCGCCGCGGCGACCCGCACCAGCCGGGCGGTCGGCACGCCGCTCTACATGGCGCCGGAGCAGGCGGGCGAACGCCCGGAGGAGATCGGCCCGGCCACGGACGTGTGGGCGCTGGGGGCGATGCTGTACGAACTGCTGGCCGGGCGACCTCCGTTCGACGGTCGCACCACGCTGGCGCTGCTCAAACAGATCGACGAGGAGGACCCGCCGCCCCCGCGGACGGTGCGGCCGGGACTGCCCTCCGGGCTGGACGCGATCTGCATGAAGTGCCTGCGGAAGCGGCCGGGAGACCGTTACGCCGGCGCCGCGGCGCTCGCCGCGGACCTGATCGCCTGGCGGGAGGGGCGGGCGGTCACGGCCCGGCGATTCTGCTGGCGGGACCGGCTCCTCACCTGGCTCCGCCGCCCGGAGCGGCTGCGGGACGCGGGCATCGTGTTGATCATGTGGAACGCCCCGTTCTCCGCGGGCATGGCCGTGTTGGCGCTCGACACCTGGCTGGAGCGAGTCACCGCGCTACCGAAAGACGACGCCCTCCTGGGCGAAGCGATCGCCGGATCGGCCATGTCCGCCGCGATGACGTACGTCGGCGCTCGATTGCTCCGCGGCGATCGCTGGGCCTGGTGGGTCGGCTTCGTCGCGGCCCTCGGCGTTTGGCTGTACGCCTGCAGCGGGTGGATCTGGGGCGGCGGGGCGGGGTTCAGCATCTACGACCGACTCCCGGCGGCCAAGTACCTCGTGATGCTCTCGGTCACCGCCGGGATGACCCTGCAATTGACGGCGGTGGCGGTGGCGGCCGGCGCCCGAGCCCCCGGCCGGAGGGACTGA
- a CDS encoding serine/threonine-protein kinase yields MNRPSPELPPPDSGNELSAWDEGAASAKTTGRRGDTTSAGSTGPPLPPTPAGRALGRFLIEGTLGHGGMGTVYRAFDPTLNRRVALKVPRFDAATDPNLRQQFLGEARAAAAVSHPHLVEVYETGTVADPDGIGLRCYIASALCEGPDLAEWLADRDEPVPPPLAAALLIPIAEAVHRCHLAGVIHRDLKPANILLDAADRSPSDPGLSGMGFHASELPFVPKVSDFGVARVLEESAAATTASRAVGTPLYMAPEQAQERTEEIGPATDVWALGAMLYELLTGRPPFEGRTALTLLRHIAEDEPRPPRSLRAGLPSGLDAICMKCLRKRPGDRYPTAAAFAADLAAWRNGRAVSARPFGWRDRFAAWLCRPERVRDAGAVAVVWNGVLAVGIGFMALDIGMGWETPLPPSEEFLGEAILLSLIHAALTVVAWRHLCRDRWAFWIGLAAATICWGVVMNALLLGGGGGFSMYRDLPEAKYLMMVTLVCAFSAQLLVFLFAVRARMSLK; encoded by the coding sequence ATGAACCGCCCCTCCCCCGAACTGCCGCCGCCCGACAGCGGGAACGAGCTCTCCGCCTGGGACGAGGGCGCGGCGTCGGCGAAAACGACCGGGCGGCGCGGCGACACCACCTCCGCCGGTTCGACCGGCCCGCCCTTGCCCCCGACGCCCGCCGGGCGGGCGCTGGGTCGGTTCCTGATCGAAGGCACGCTCGGCCACGGCGGGATGGGCACCGTCTACCGGGCGTTCGACCCGACGCTGAATCGCCGCGTGGCCCTGAAGGTGCCGCGGTTCGACGCCGCCACCGACCCGAATCTGCGGCAACAGTTCCTCGGCGAGGCCCGGGCCGCCGCCGCCGTCAGCCATCCCCACCTGGTCGAGGTCTACGAGACCGGCACCGTGGCGGACCCGGACGGCATCGGCCTGCGGTGCTACATCGCCAGCGCCCTGTGCGAGGGGCCGGATCTGGCGGAGTGGCTGGCGGACCGCGACGAGCCGGTTCCTCCCCCGCTCGCCGCGGCGTTGTTGATCCCGATCGCCGAGGCCGTTCACCGCTGCCACCTCGCCGGGGTGATTCACCGGGACCTCAAGCCGGCGAACATCCTGCTGGACGCGGCGGACCGGAGCCCGTCCGACCCCGGGCTCTCGGGGATGGGCTTTCACGCCTCGGAACTGCCGTTCGTGCCCAAGGTGTCGGACTTCGGCGTGGCCCGGGTGCTGGAGGAGAGCGCCGCGGCCACGACCGCCAGCCGGGCGGTCGGTACGCCGCTCTATATGGCGCCCGAGCAGGCGCAGGAGCGAACGGAGGAGATCGGCCCGGCCACGGACGTGTGGGCCTTGGGGGCGATGTTGTACGAACTGCTGACCGGCCGCCCGCCGTTCGAGGGCCGCACCGCCCTCACGCTGCTCCGTCACATCGCCGAGGACGAGCCCCGGCCCCCGCGGTCGTTGCGGGCCGGACTGCCCTCCGGGCTGGACGCGATCTGCATGAAGTGCCTGCGGAAGCGGCCGGGGGATCGTTACCCGACCGCGGCGGCGTTCGCCGCGGATCTCGCCGCGTGGCGGAACGGGCGGGCGGTGTCGGCCCGACCGTTCGGTTGGCGGGACCGCTTCGCCGCCTGGCTCTGCCGCCCGGAGCGGGTGCGGGACGCGGGGGCGGTCGCCGTCGTCTGGAACGGCGTGCTGGCCGTGGGGATCGGCTTCATGGCGCTGGACATCGGCATGGGCTGGGAGACGCCGCTGCCGCCCAGCGAAGAGTTTCTGGGGGAAGCGATCCTGCTCTCGCTGATCCACGCGGCGTTGACGGTCGTGGCGTGGCGTCACCTGTGCAGGGACCGCTGGGCCTTCTGGATCGGACTGGCCGCCGCGACGATCTGCTGGGGCGTGGTGATGAACGCCCTGCTGCTGGGGGGCGGGGGCGGGTTCAGCATGTACCGCGATCTGCCGGAGGCGAAGTACCTGATGATGGTGACGCTCGTCTGCGCGTTCAGCGCCCAGTTGCTGGTCTTCCTGTTCGCCGTTCGGGCGCGAATGAGCCTGAAATAA